Proteins from a single region of Punica granatum isolate Tunisia-2019 chromosome 8, ASM765513v2, whole genome shotgun sequence:
- the LOC116189095 gene encoding uncharacterized protein LOC116189095: protein MAAVVTGPDAKPAASHRCRFELKKYNAAFKCEVCRVKSYDTGRYRCDHCGEDRHIGCIRLADEIELGPGPNNIFSTSPVFTVFDNPRRGRNSENKKWAKNCLVCGMPIRHYSYHAQTTENKDLNMHPCCAELATFNTNSRVPLELQTGERHSCVWCGKKRPEEASKYGPTDFYCWSYRLTEGKNRIHVHCYTEMVIEALEQLDDDDNRHIVLKRRRSSDRNDLESILREFINIGLNVAGIGFTDIFLDLV from the exons ATGGCTGCTGTTGTTACTGGCCCGGATGCAAAACCAGCCGCTAGCCACCGCTGCAGGTTTGAGTTGAAGAAATACAACGCGGCGTTCAAATGCGAGGTTTGCAGGGTCAAAAGTTACGATACTGGAAGATATCGGTGCGATCACTGCGGCGAGGATCGTCACATAGGCTGCATTCGACTTGCTGATGAAATCGAACTTGGCCCTGGGCCCAACAACATATTCAGCACGAGCCCCGTTTTCACGGTTTTTGATAATCCACGGAGAG GGAGGAATTCCGAAAATAAGAAATGGGCCAAGAACTGTCTGGTGTGCGGGATGCCCATCAGGCATTACAGCTATCACGCTCAGACCACGGAAAACAAGGACTTGAACATGCACCCGTGCTGTGCTGAGCTCGCCACATTCAACACCAACAGCCGCGTGCCCCTTGAGCTCCAGACGGGGGAAAGACATAGCTGTGTGTGGTGCGGCAAGAAGCGGCCTGAGGAAGCATCCAAGTATGGCCCGACCGATTTCTACTGTTGGTCATACAGGTTGACAGAGGGCAAGAACCGCATCCATGTGCACTGCTACACAGAAATGGTGATTGAGGCCTTGGAGCAGTTGGACGACGATGACAATAGACATATCGTCCTGAAACGGAGGAGGAGTTCTGATAGAAATGATTTGGAATCAATATTAAGGGAATTCATTAATATTGGCCTGAACGTTGCTGGAATAGGATTCACGGATATCTTTCTAGACTTAGTTTGA